A portion of the uncultured Draconibacterium sp. genome contains these proteins:
- a CDS encoding phospholipase D-like domain-containing protein codes for MKISTFILFFLISIELLAQTSINEARQQQIGSTVTITGVVTNGSELGTIRYIQDNTAGIGIYDNSLPSVSRGDSITVTGDLDDFNNLLEVTAVTNFTSHASGVALPTPQEINISDIGEDYEAELVLIRNVEFVNAGGQFAGNENYSFTDGINTGQLRINTNSPLVGQAIPTDRFDLVAICSQYYSTYQLLPRDADDLISESSINITSPIEVSATNNSITLFWSTDVGGFPFVRYGSSNDIASLTNVKEGDSTTSDETNNHLVEITGLQPSELVYAQLFMTNETDTVYSSIGAYITQSNSSGDIKVYFNSEIDESYAETSIAANIDDAMADTLAAYINRANESIDFCIYNIDNSTISDALNAAYDRGVTIRFITCESTAHASVSDLNSNIPVLERPELAEGGIMHNKFAIFDAHSSNADAVWVWSGSTNLTPNQLTFDSNNMIFIQDQSLAKVYEVEFEEMWGSNTSEPNAQNAKFGADKINNTPHQIQVGNKLIDCYFSPSDNTNQQLINSINTADFDLDIETMLITRSDLGNAIISAFDRGVEVSVLLDEENEYTPSFIKNTLPQEKFIIDDAAAGMLHHKVAIIDANNPESDPQVITGSHNWSNSANDRNDENTLIIHDADIANQYYQQFAYRFVENDGTLVLAAQIIQSASVKVFPNPTEGRLMINADRAIAKISIYNSTGAKIDELLPNENTAEFSLPYNLTGLFLLKVELSNGDYNTYKILKK; via the coding sequence GTGAAAATTTCTACATTCATTTTATTCTTTCTAATCAGTATTGAGCTTCTGGCTCAAACAAGTATTAACGAAGCACGCCAACAGCAGATTGGCTCAACAGTTACGATTACAGGAGTTGTTACAAACGGAAGTGAACTTGGCACTATTCGATACATTCAGGATAATACCGCCGGTATTGGCATTTACGATAATTCATTACCAAGCGTTTCACGTGGCGACTCGATAACCGTTACAGGAGATTTAGACGATTTCAATAATCTTTTAGAGGTAACTGCAGTTACAAATTTTACTTCGCACGCTTCGGGGGTAGCATTACCCACCCCACAGGAAATAAACATTAGCGACATTGGGGAAGATTACGAAGCCGAACTGGTACTTATCAGAAATGTTGAATTCGTTAATGCCGGCGGCCAATTTGCCGGCAACGAAAATTACTCGTTTACCGACGGCATTAATACCGGCCAACTTCGAATTAACACGAACAGCCCGCTTGTTGGACAAGCTATTCCAACCGACAGATTCGATCTGGTGGCTATCTGCTCACAGTATTATTCTACTTATCAACTTCTTCCGCGTGATGCCGATGATCTGATTTCAGAGAGTAGTATCAACATTACATCGCCAATTGAAGTGAGTGCAACAAACAACTCCATCACCTTATTTTGGTCGACCGACGTAGGCGGCTTTCCTTTCGTTAGATATGGAAGCAGTAACGACATAGCCAGCTTAACTAATGTAAAAGAAGGCGACTCAACTACTTCGGATGAAACAAACAACCACCTGGTTGAAATAACCGGTCTTCAGCCATCAGAGTTAGTTTATGCACAACTATTTATGACCAACGAAACAGACACTGTTTATTCGTCAATAGGCGCATATATAACCCAGTCAAACTCATCCGGAGACATTAAAGTTTATTTCAACTCTGAAATTGATGAAAGCTATGCAGAAACAAGTATTGCCGCCAATATAGACGATGCCATGGCCGATACTCTGGCTGCCTATATAAACCGTGCAAACGAATCGATTGATTTCTGTATTTATAACATCGACAATTCAACCATTTCGGATGCGTTGAATGCTGCGTACGATCGTGGCGTTACAATTCGGTTTATTACCTGCGAATCCACGGCTCATGCCAGCGTTTCCGATTTAAATTCTAATATTCCGGTACTTGAACGACCAGAACTAGCTGAAGGCGGGATTATGCATAACAAATTTGCCATTTTCGATGCGCATTCTTCAAATGCAGATGCAGTTTGGGTTTGGTCCGGATCAACAAACTTAACCCCGAATCAATTAACTTTCGACAGCAACAACATGATCTTTATTCAAGACCAGTCGCTGGCAAAAGTTTACGAGGTAGAATTTGAAGAAATGTGGGGCAGTAACACGTCTGAGCCAAACGCACAAAACGCGAAATTTGGAGCTGACAAAATTAACAACACTCCTCATCAAATTCAAGTGGGCAACAAACTTATCGATTGCTATTTTAGTCCCTCAGACAATACCAACCAACAACTTATAAACTCAATAAACACAGCCGATTTTGATTTGGATATTGAAACAATGTTGATTACCCGATCGGATTTAGGCAACGCTATAATTTCAGCATTCGATCGTGGAGTAGAGGTAAGTGTTTTGCTGGATGAAGAAAACGAATACACACCGTCGTTTATTAAAAATACACTGCCACAAGAAAAATTCATTATCGACGATGCGGCAGCCGGAATGCTACACCACAAAGTTGCAATAATTGATGCCAACAACCCGGAATCAGATCCGCAGGTTATAACTGGTAGTCACAACTGGAGTAACTCGGCCAACGACCGAAACGACGAAAACACACTCATCATTCATGATGCCGATATTGCGAACCAATACTATCAACAATTTGCTTATCGTTTCGTGGAAAACGATGGCACACTGGTTTTAGCAGCACAAATCATTCAGTCAGCATCAGTTAAAGTTTTCCCCAATCCTACCGAAGGAAGATTAATGATTAATGCTGACAGAGCCATTGCAAAAATCAGCATATATAATAGTACTGGTGCTAAAATCGATGAATTGCTGCCCAACGAGAACACGGCAGAATTTAGTTTGCCATATAATTTAACCGGGCTTTTTCTGCTTAAAGTTGAATTAAGTAATGGCGATTATAACACGTATAAAATATTGAAGAAATAG
- a CDS encoding T9SS type A sorting domain-containing protein → MKYFILVIFTLFFSSQTFAQDSGFNSFQNEEEPVKEVKIYPNPCKNDKVTIDYHSKDISEIRLTNITGKQVFYKEYEFPTPKMQLRVSDIPNGIYLIQITTTDNKRTVKKLMISRN, encoded by the coding sequence ATGAAATATTTTATACTTGTCATTTTTACATTATTTTTTAGCTCGCAAACCTTTGCGCAAGATTCGGGATTTAATTCATTTCAAAATGAAGAAGAGCCGGTTAAAGAAGTAAAAATCTATCCCAACCCCTGCAAAAACGATAAGGTTACCATCGATTATCACTCAAAAGACATCAGCGAAATACGGCTTACCAATATTACCGGCAAACAAGTTTTTTATAAAGAATACGAATTCCCTACTCCAAAAATGCAGCTTCGGGTAAGTGATATTCCGAATGGAATTTACCTCATTCAAATCACCACAACCGATAATAAACGCACGGTAAAAAAACTGATGATTTCTAGAAATTAA
- the kdsB gene encoding 3-deoxy-manno-octulosonate cytidylyltransferase: MNFIGIIPARYQSSRFPGKPLAKIKDKPMIQWVYENASKALPYVCVATDDDRIFEAVKAFGGEVVKTLSSHQSGTDRCAEAALKIAKKIDFDIVVNIQGDEPFVKPEQIELIKSCFESETEIATLVKKVDSEEELFNPNRPKVVLDRNNFALYFSRSPIPYFRGEENKSWVSKHSFWSHIGMYAFKADVLQRLTKLPQGSLELAESLEQLRWLENGLKIKTAETTTATIGIDTPEDLEAALQLF, from the coding sequence ATGAATTTCATTGGGATTATACCAGCACGTTATCAATCATCGCGATTCCCGGGAAAACCGCTGGCAAAAATAAAAGACAAACCTATGATTCAGTGGGTTTACGAAAATGCCTCGAAAGCACTGCCTTATGTTTGTGTTGCCACCGATGACGATCGTATTTTCGAAGCCGTAAAAGCATTTGGCGGCGAAGTGGTAAAAACGCTCTCGTCGCACCAAAGCGGTACCGATCGTTGTGCTGAAGCCGCTTTAAAAATTGCAAAAAAAATCGATTTTGATATTGTGGTTAATATCCAGGGAGACGAACCCTTTGTAAAACCTGAACAAATAGAATTAATTAAGTCGTGTTTTGAGAGCGAAACAGAAATTGCAACACTGGTAAAAAAGGTAGACTCGGAAGAGGAACTTTTTAATCCTAATCGTCCGAAAGTGGTACTCGACCGAAATAATTTTGCCCTATATTTTAGTCGCTCACCTATTCCGTATTTCCGAGGAGAAGAAAATAAAAGCTGGGTAAGCAAACACTCATTCTGGAGCCACATTGGCATGTATGCATTTAAAGCCGATGTGTTGCAACGCTTAACCAAACTGCCACAAGGTAGCCTCGAACTGGCCGAATCATTGGAACAACTACGATGGCTTGAAAATGGCTTGAAAATAAAGACTGCCGAAACAACTACAGCAACAATTGGAATTGACACACCCGAAGATTTAGAAGCTGCATTGCAACTGTTTTAG
- a CDS encoding sigma-54 dependent transcriptional regulator, with the protein MDTQAIKQRFGIIGNTAGINRAIEVAVQVAPTDLSVLVTGESGVGKEIFPQIIHQFSSRKHGKYIAVNCGAIPEGTIDSELFGHEKGAFTGALADRKGYFQEADGGTIFLDEIGELPLSTQVRLLRVLETGEFIKVGSSQVIKTNVRVIAATNVNIPKAIEEGKFREDLYYRLNTVPISIPPLRERPDDIILLFRKFARDFAEKYRMPPVRLDEEARTLLVSFRWPGNIRQLKNITEQISIIEQERDISADALRPYLPLAGGAHLPALLAKEEDNKSFANEREILYKVLFDMKSDMNDLKKLVLDLMENRDAPISGDQAQIIRNLYNTDDGSFVAQEQRPNPIHITSVDKDNIQDTEEFVEESLSLADKEIELIQKALEKHRGKRKYAAQELGISERTLYRKIKEYDIKG; encoded by the coding sequence ATGGATACACAAGCTATAAAACAAAGATTTGGAATAATTGGAAACACCGCCGGAATAAACCGTGCCATTGAGGTTGCCGTTCAGGTAGCACCAACCGATTTGTCGGTTTTGGTAACCGGAGAAAGTGGTGTTGGTAAAGAGATTTTTCCACAAATTATACATCAGTTCTCAAGTCGCAAACATGGGAAATACATTGCTGTAAACTGCGGAGCAATTCCCGAGGGAACGATTGACTCGGAATTATTTGGTCACGAAAAAGGCGCTTTTACCGGTGCTCTTGCCGATAGGAAAGGATATTTTCAGGAAGCAGACGGCGGAACGATATTTTTAGACGAAATAGGAGAATTGCCTTTGTCAACACAAGTACGATTGTTGCGTGTGTTGGAAACCGGAGAATTTATAAAAGTGGGCTCGTCGCAGGTTATTAAAACCAATGTTCGGGTAATTGCCGCTACCAATGTTAATATTCCGAAAGCAATAGAAGAAGGGAAATTTCGTGAAGATTTATACTATCGCTTAAACACGGTGCCCATTTCAATTCCTCCGTTGCGCGAGCGCCCCGACGATATTATACTGCTGTTCAGAAAATTTGCGCGCGATTTTGCCGAAAAATACCGCATGCCACCGGTGCGTTTAGATGAAGAAGCACGCACACTTTTAGTAAGTTTCAGATGGCCGGGAAACATTCGGCAATTAAAAAATATTACAGAGCAGATTTCGATAATTGAGCAGGAGCGGGATATTTCGGCTGATGCTTTACGCCCCTACTTGCCGTTAGCAGGCGGGGCGCATTTGCCTGCTTTATTGGCAAAAGAGGAAGACAATAAATCGTTTGCCAACGAGCGCGAAATATTGTACAAAGTTCTTTTTGATATGAAGAGCGATATGAATGATCTGAAAAAACTGGTGCTCGATTTAATGGAAAATCGCGATGCTCCTATATCGGGAGATCAGGCACAAATTATCAGGAATTTGTATAACACCGATGATGGTAGTTTTGTAGCACAAGAACAGCGCCCAAATCCAATACATATTACTTCGGTTGATAAAGATAATATTCAGGATACGGAGGAATTTGTGGAAGAATCGCTTTCTTTGGCCGACAAAGAAATTGAGTTAATCCAGAAAGCTCTGGAAAAACATCGCGGGAAAAGAAAATATGCTGCTCAGGAATTGGGTATTTCTGAACGGACACTGTACCGCAAAATTAAGGAATACGATATTAAGGGATAG
- a CDS encoding LptE family protein, which yields MLRKLFFLALLAGFAGILAPSCKVSYSFTGANLSPEVKTFTVYYFPNRARLINPTLSQNFTEKMREKLTRQTSLNELSESGDLEFEGQITGYDFRPMSVQKEDVSAQTRLTITINVKYTNNKVPEDNFEKSFSAYEDFDSNESISSVEEELSIQIIDKLTEDIFNATIANW from the coding sequence ATGTTGCGAAAACTATTTTTTTTAGCCTTGTTAGCTGGTTTCGCCGGCATTTTGGCACCATCGTGCAAAGTGAGTTATTCGTTTACCGGGGCGAATTTATCGCCTGAGGTAAAAACGTTTACCGTGTATTATTTCCCCAACCGGGCACGATTGATAAACCCTACACTTAGCCAGAATTTTACGGAGAAAATGCGCGAGAAATTAACGCGTCAAACTTCGCTAAATGAGCTGTCAGAGAGTGGCGACCTTGAATTTGAAGGGCAAATTACCGGTTATGATTTTCGGCCAATGTCGGTTCAAAAAGAGGATGTATCGGCACAAACACGATTAACGATTACAATAAATGTAAAGTACACCAATAATAAAGTTCCTGAAGATAATTTCGAAAAGTCATTCTCGGCTTACGAAGATTTTGATAGTAATGAATCCATTAGTTCGGTTGAAGAAGAATTGAGTATTCAGATTATTGATAAACTAACCGAGGATATTTTTAACGCTACAATTGCAAATTGGTAA
- a CDS encoding tetratricopeptide repeat protein, with protein MEQEQFLSYINKAKSLTEESLEEVQKLTIDYPWFAGGWLLYLKNLKNINHQHYDTVLKKVAARVPDRKVLFKFLNDQLTDKKPAVAEENALSGYRLEGDVELQSEHSLIDKFLSSDTTRIGMNKTSIETHGAESDKLYIDESVKEDEELVTETLASIYFQQKNFDKALEAYKKLSLKYPEKSVYFAGRIEEIELLKNNN; from the coding sequence ATGGAACAGGAGCAGTTTTTATCCTATATAAACAAGGCGAAATCGCTTACTGAAGAATCGCTGGAAGAGGTGCAGAAACTCACCATCGATTACCCGTGGTTTGCAGGAGGTTGGCTGTTATATCTGAAAAATCTGAAAAACATAAATCACCAGCATTACGATACTGTTCTAAAAAAAGTAGCCGCTCGGGTTCCCGACAGGAAAGTGCTTTTTAAATTTTTGAATGATCAGCTGACGGATAAAAAGCCTGCTGTTGCTGAAGAAAATGCATTGTCAGGTTACCGCCTCGAGGGGGATGTGGAACTGCAGTCGGAGCATTCGTTGATCGATAAATTTTTATCAAGCGACACCACTCGAATTGGGATGAACAAAACAAGTATAGAGACGCACGGAGCCGAGAGCGACAAACTATATATTGACGAATCGGTTAAGGAAGACGAAGAGCTTGTGACAGAAACGCTGGCTTCAATTTATTTTCAGCAAAAGAACTTCGATAAAGCTTTAGAGGCTTATAAAAAATTAAGTTTGAAATATCCGGAAAAAAGTGTTTACTTTGCAGGCCGTATTGAAGAAATAGAATTATTAAAGAATAATAACTAA
- the secG gene encoding preprotein translocase subunit SecG, with the protein MYTLITVLLFIVCILLVLIVLVQNSKGGGLASNFQSSGQVMGVRKTTDFLEKGTWFLAGALLFLSVVGAGFIPREQIEADQSRVQEQIETAVDPTQVPTFPTTPPAATEQTPAADDEGGEN; encoded by the coding sequence ATGTATACTTTAATCACCGTATTATTATTTATCGTTTGTATCCTTTTGGTACTGATTGTACTGGTACAAAACTCAAAAGGTGGAGGCCTGGCAAGTAACTTCCAGTCTTCAGGACAGGTTATGGGAGTGCGAAAAACAACTGATTTTCTTGAAAAAGGAACATGGTTTTTGGCCGGAGCTTTATTATTCCTTTCTGTTGTGGGAGCCGGATTTATTCCGCGCGAACAAATAGAAGCTGATCAAAGTCGTGTTCAGGAGCAGATTGAAACTGCTGTTGATCCTACTCAGGTGCCTACTTTCCCAACAACGCCTCCTGCAGCTACTGAGCAAACTCCTGCAGCCGACGATGAAGGTGGTGAGAATTAA